The DNA window TCAGGGCGGGATACCCATGGTGCCCCAGCAGCCTCCATGCACCTGTCTGCAGATCCAGGACACGGAGGGAGCCGTCGGTGCACGCGACCATGGCGCGTCGCCCGTCGGGATGGAGTTCCGCGGAGACCACCTCGGAGTCGGGACCGTCGAAGGTGGTGGCCAGCTCACCGCTCTCGAGCGAGTGGATGCGCACCGTGTTGTCATAGCCCCACGTCACGAGCCGATGCCCATCCCGGGAGATGGCGACGCAGGTGACGGGCGCCTCGTGGCTCCGGAGCATCCGCGGGGAGTCTCCGGTGTCGAGTGTGCTCAACTCCACGCGCTCGTCATACCCCCAGCAGACGAGCCGCTGGCCGTCGGGGTGTAGCCGCACGCCGCGCAGCGCGGGCCAGGGCGAGCGGCGCTCCAGGATGCACTCCCCCGTCCTCGCGCTCCACAGCCGGAGCATTCCGTCTCGCCCGGCCGACACCATGTGCTCCCCGTCCTTGTGCAGCGCGACGTCTTGCACGCCTCCCGTGTGCCCGGAGAACACGCGCACGCAGCGCCCTGTCTCGAGCTCCCAGAGCCGGAGCGTTCCATCCAGGCTCGCGGAGACGGCGTGTTGACCGTCACGCATCACGGCCACGGCCTCCACGCGGTCGGTATGGCCCGTCAGGGCTCTCACCAGAGGACTTCCGGAGCGTCTCGACGGATCCTGGAACAGACGGATGGGCTGCGAGGAGGGCGAGGACATGGTGAGCGCAGCTATATCGCACCGCTCCGGGTCAGGGGCCTGTCTCGAGCCGACCCCGTTCGGGTCATGACTCCAGGGCTGGCGTCTGTGCCGACGTACCCAAGAGGGTGCGCCGCTGGCCCGGCGTGTGGGGCGCTCAATCGCGCCAACACGCCGGGCCGTGAGTCTTCATCCCGCCGAGTGACTAGGGCGCGTAGCGGTACATCGTCCAGGCCAGGGCGCTGCTATTCCTCCATCCCATGAGCAGGTCCATGCGGTTGTCTCCATCGAGATCTCGAGAGATCCAGGCGTTGACTTCAGTAGGCAGCGTGTCGAGGTGGGTGGTGCGAACCTGGGTCATCCAGCGACTGCCGTTCCATCGATAGACAGTCAGCCCCAACGCGGATGCGTTCCGCCAACTCTGGACAATCTCGGTTCGCCCGTCACCGTCCACGTCACCCACTCGCCAGGCAAGGGCAGCCGCGAGCTGGCCACTCTCTTGTGTCTGCCAATCGGTATAGAGGCCGCCGTTCCAGCGGAAGAGTCGCAGCCCCGCGGTGTTGTTCCAGGTGTTCTGGAACACCTGCGTCAATTCGTTTCGTCCATCGCCATCCACATCGGTGACATGCCAGGAGAGGGAGCCCGAAGGCATGCTCATGTTGTTCGAGCTCCACGCCTGCGTCATCGTCAAGCCATTCCACCGGTAGACGATGAATCCGAGCGCGCCGTAGTGGTCGATGATTTGAACGATTTCGGGTCGCTGATCGCCGTCGAAGTCGGCAATCTTCCAGTCGATGGCATTGGGGCCCTGGCCCATGTTTCCGTTGGACCCGACCTGAACCAATGCCGTGCCGTTCCAGCGATAGGTGATGAAGCCGAGCGAGCCGTAGTGGTTGATGGCCTGGACGATTTCACCGCGCCCGTCATGGTCGAAGTCCTCGGCCAGCAAGGCCTGGAATCCGGGGCCCTGCCCCATGTTGCCATTGGACCAGAGCTGGACCAATGCCGCGCCGTTCCAGCGATAGACGATGAAGCCGAGCGAGCCGTAGTGATTGATGGCTTGGACAATCTCATCCCGGCCATCGCCGTCCAGGTCGGTGACCACCCAGGCAGATGCTCCGGACCCTTGACCCATGTTGTTGGTCGACCAGGCCTGGGTCATGCCCGTGCCATTCCAGCGATGGACGATGAAGCCAAGCGTACCGTTGTAGTTCCTGGCCTGGATGACTTCTGCCTTGCCGTCCGCATCCAGGTCAGCGTCGAGCCACTGGACAGCGTCGGTGCCTCCGCCCGAATTCGAGGAGCCCCATGAATAGACGAAGCCCGCACGAGAAGCGCCGTACACCAGCTGGACGCCTTCGATGTCGAGATCACTGAGCATTCCAGCGTTGCCCCACGTTGGATTGCAGTAGTTCATCACGGAGAAGCCGTCGTAGGGGCCCAGCGGAGAGTTGCCAGGCGAACCGCTTGGCTGATTGCATGAACTGGGCGTGTCGGGTCGATTCTGTTCATGGGCGAAGCCCAGTGCGTGGCCGAACTCGTGCGTCGCGATGGTGCGGATGCAGGACTCCCGCTGCGTCTGGCACGAGGGACTCCAGTTGTTGAAGGTGAAGTTCAGGACCATGCTCGCGGAGACATTCGCGAGTGAGTAGCCGAGCCCCTTGGTGTGAGGCTGCTCGTCACTGATCCTGATGCGAATGCCAGGGAAGAACGTGTTGGCGGGCGGGCAGGCGGTCCACCCGGAGAACCGAACGGCGGAGGCGCTCGACCAGGTGGATTGGACCCCAGCCTGGGTCCAGGCCCGCTCGGCGATGTTGGCGGCAGAGGCATTTTCCCAGCAGACTGAGATGGTGTCGGAAGGCCAGACAACATCGGAGCTCAGGTAGAGGGGTTGCGAGACATTGCCGGTATCGATGAGAGGGTGGGGTGGCTCCTCGTTCGGAGTGGGGGACCCACAGCCGACGAATGCGAGGAGGGTGCAAAGCAACCTGGGGACGGAGCGCTTCAGGGGCATGTTTGTCTAGGGGGCCCTGTGATTGTTTGGACTTCCCGAAAGGGCGGGATGCGCGGCGTAGACCAGGTGCGGGTGATATGTTAATGAAATGAACTGATTGTTCCGGGTAGTCGGGGTGTCAGGAGAGTCAATGGGCATGGCCTGACTCCTGGCCCGTGACGAGGGTGAAGACGTCACGGCTCCTTGAAGTCATCGGACCGCAGCCCGAAGCGCTTGAGCAGTCGATGGAGGCTCTCCCGCTCCATCCCCGCCCGCTCCGCCGCCCGAGTCACATTGCCCCCGAACTCACGCAGCAGCGCGATGAGGTAGTCGCGCGACGCCCGGTCCCTCACGAGGTCCACGGCCTCCCGGAAGGGCAGCTTCACCAACAAGTCGTTCGCCACCGCTCCCTGCGCTTCTCCCAGCACCTCCGGCGGAAGCGCGCTCGTTCCCACGCGAGTGCCCGAGGTGATGGCCACCGCGCGCTCAATGGCATTCTCCAACTGGCGCACATTCCCCGGCCACGAGGAGCCCGTCAGGACCCGCAAGGCATCGGGCTCCAGTCCATCCACGGGCAGCCGGTAGGTCCTCGCCGCCTTCTGCACGAAGTGCATGGCCAGCAAGGGGATGTCCTCGCGCCGCTCTCGCAGGGGCGGCAACTGCACCGGAAAGACATTCAGCCGGTAGTAGAGGTCCTCGCGGAAGCGGCCCGCGGCCACCTCGGCCTTGAGGTCGCGGTGCGTGGCGGTAATGACTCTCACGTCGATGCGACGAGCCGTCGCCTCGCCCACCCGGCGCACCTCCTTGTCCTGGAGCATGCGATTGAGCTTCACCTGGACGGCCAGGGGCAATTCGCCCATCTCGTCCAGGAAGAGCGTCCCTCCCGACGCGGCCTCGACGAGGCCCGTCTTGGTCTCCCCCGCACCCGTGAAGGCGCCCCGGACGTGGCCGAACAACTCACTCTCGATGAGCTCCGATGGGAGCGCGCCACAGTTGACCGCGATGAAGGGTTTGTTCTTCCTCGGGCCCTGGTGATGGATGGCCCGAGCCACCAGCTCCTTGCCCGTCCCCGTCTCACCCGTGATGAGTACGGTGATGGTCAGTCCCGCGGCACGCTCCAGCAAGCCATACAGCGCCCGCATGGGCGCACTCTTCCCGATGAGATTCTGGAAGCCATAGACGCCGTTCAGCTCCCGACGCAGCGAGGCCGCCTGGGCCTTGAGCTGCTTGCGCTCCAGCGCGCGCGCCACGACCAGCGAGACTTCATCCGGGTCGAACGGCTTCGACAGGTAGTCGTAGGCCCCTTCCTTGATGGCCTCCACCGCTCGGGGAACGGTGGCATAGGCCGTCATCAGGATGACCTCCGTGTCGGGGGCGTGCTGCTTGATGGCTCGGAGCACCTCGAAGCCATCCGCCCCCGGCATGCGGATGTCCGTCACCACCACGTCGAACTCCCGCGTCCGGATGAGCGCCAGTGCACGGGCCCCGTCCTCGACGGTCTTCACCTGATAGGCGTCGCCCAGGATGCGGGCGACGAGGTGGCACATGTTCTCCTTGTCGTCGACGACGAGAACACTCGGTCTGTCCGTCACGGCGTACTCCAGGGTGATGCAGGGGCCGCGCTCCGTCAGGCGGCGAGCGCGGTGGCCTCGGGCTCTTGCGCGGACTCGGGCGTGGCGGGGCCCGGCACGACCTCACGTCGCTTCCACAGGAAGTACACCGCCGGGTAGACGAGCAGCTCCAGGAGGAAGCTGGTGGCCAGTCCGCCGACCATCGGCGCCGCGATGCGCTTCATCACATCCGCGCCCGTGCCGGTGGACCACATGATGGGGAGCAACCCCAGCATCGCCGCGAGCACCGTCATCGCCTTGGGCCGCACGCGCTTCACCGCCCCGTGGATGATGGCCTCCACCAGGTCGCCCTCGGTGCGCAGCATCCCCTTCTTCTTGGCTTCGTCGTGCGAGAGGTCGAGGAAGAGCAGCATGAACGCGCCGGTCTCCGCGTCCAACCCCATGAGCGCAATCATGCCCACCCACACCGCGATGGAGATGTTGTAGTCGAGCGCCCACAAGAGCCACACCGCGCCGATGGCGGAGAAGGGCACCGCGAGCATCACCAGGCCCGCTTTGAACGCAGACTTCGTGTTCATGTACAGCAGCCCGAAGATGAGCACGAGCGTCAGGGGAATCACCAACTGGAGCCGCTCGCGAACGCGCAGCATGTTCTCGTACTGCCCGCTCCACGTCATCGAGTAGCCCGTGGGCACCTTCACCCCCGCGGCGACGGCCTCCTTCGCGCGGTCCACGAAGCTGCCCACGTCGTACTTGGACGTGTCGAAGTCCACGTAGACGTAGCCGGTGAGCATGCCGTTCTCGTTGCGAATCATGGACGGGCCATGCGTGAGGACCACGTCCGCGATGGCCTCCATGGGCACCTGGCCACCGCCACCCGGCAGCGGGAGCAGCACGCGCTTGAGGGCCTGGAGGTCCTCGCGGTAGTCGCGGGCGTAGCGCACGTTGATGCCATAGCGCTCGCGGCCCTCCACGGTGGTGGACTGGTTGTCTCCGCCCACCGCGGTCATCACCATCATGTTCGCGTCGTCCACGCTCAAACCGTGGCGGGCCAGTTCGTCGCGCTTGAGGACGAAGTCGAGGAAGTAGCCACCGGCGACACGCTCGGCGAACGCGCTGCGGGTGCCTTCCACCTTCGCCACCGCGGCCTCCGTCTCACGCGCGATGCGCTCCACGGTGGCCAGGTCCGCGCCCATGATCTTGATGCCCACGGGCGTCCGGATGCCCGTGGAGAGCATGTCCAGGCGTCCCTTGATGGGCATCGTCCACGCGTTGGAGATGCCGGGGAGCTGGAGCGCGGCGTTCATCTCGGACTCGAGCTCGGCCTGGGTGATGCGGTCGCGCCAGAACGGGCGCAAGAGGCCCTTCACAAAGTCGGGCGCCCAGGCGCTGTACCAGCGAGGCACCTCGCGCCACTCGGACTCCGGGCGCAGGAGCACCGTGGTCTCCATCATGGTGAAGGGCGCGGGGTCGGTGGACGTGTTGGCGCGGCCCGCCTTGCCGAAGACGCGCTCCACCTCGGGGAAGCGCATGAGAATCTTGTCCTGCACCTGGAGCACGCGCTGTGCCTCGGTGACGGACATGCCCGGCTCCACCGCCGAGGGCATGTAGAGGATGGTGCCCTCGTTGAGCGGGGGCATGAACTCGCTGCCCAGCTTCAGGTACGCGGGGATGGTGGTGGCCACCAGCAGCACGCTCACCACGAGCGTGGCCTTCGCGTGGCGCACGACGAAGCGGCAGGGGCGCTCGTAGAGCCGGTGCATCAGCCGGCTGATGGGGTGCCGTTCCTCGGAGTAGTACTTGCCCACGAGCGCATGGGTCGCGGCCCACGCGAGGAACCTGGGACGGAAGTGGAAGGGCTCCACGCGGGCGAAGAGCATCCGCATGGCCGGGTCCAGGGTGATGGCCAGCAGCGCGGCGATGGCCATGGCCAGGTTCTTCGAGTACGCGAGCGGGCGGAAGAGTCGGCCCTCCTGGTCCACCAGCGTGAAGATGGGCATGAAGGCCACGGCGATGACGAGCAGGCTGAAGAAGACGCCGGGGCCCACCTCCATCAGCGCTTCCAGCCGCACCTGGTGGAAGTCGCCCTTCTTGCCGTCCTTCATCCAGTGGTGGATTTTGTTGTACGCGTTCTCCACCTCGACGATGGCGCCGTCCACCAGCACGCCGATGGAGATGGCGATGCCCGCCAGGGACATGAGGTTGGCGTTCTGTCCCATGAAGTACATGGGGACGAAGGCCAGGGCCACCGACACGGGAATGGTGACGATGGGCACGACGGCCGAGGGCACGTGCCACAGGAAGATGAGGATGATGAGGGAGACGATGAGGATCTCCTCCACCAGCTTGTGCGACACGGTCTCGATGGCCTGCTCGATGAGCGTCGACCGGTCATAAGTGGTGATGACCTCCACGCCCTCGGGCAGCGACGGCTTCAGCTCCTCCAGCTTCGCCTTGACGCGCTCGATGACGTTGAGGGCGTTCTCCCCTTGGCGCATCACCACGATGCCGCCCACCGCGTCGCCCTGGCCATCGAGGTCGGCGACGCCTCGGCGCAGCTCGGGGCCCAGCGTCACGGTGGCCACGTCCTTGATGGTGACGGTGGTGCCGCCCTGCGTGCGGAGGCTGAGCTTCTCGATGTCCTCCACGCTCTTCACGTAGCCGCGTCCTCGGACCATGTACTCGCGTCCGGCCACCTCCACGAGCCTCCCGCCCACGTCGTTGTTGCCCTGCCGCACCGCGCGCACCACCGCGTCCAGTGACAGCCCATAGCCCGCGAGGGTGTTGGGGTTGACCGTCACCTGGTACTGGCGCACCTGGCCGCCCACGGTGGCGACTTCCGAGACCCCCGGCACGCTCTGGATGGCGTAGCGCAGGAACCAGTCTTGATAGGAGCGCAGCTCGTCCAGCCGGTGCTTGCCGCTCTTGTCGACCAGCGCGTACTGGAACACCCAGCCCACGCTGCTGGCGTCCGGACCCAGCTCCACCTTCACGTCCGGCGGGAGCTGGGACGTGATTTTCGACAGGTACTCGAGCACGCGCGTGCGTGCCCAGTACATGTCCGTGCCGTCCTCGAAGATGACGTACACGTAGCTGAAGCCGAAGTCGCTGAAGCCGCGCACCGCCTTGACCTTGGGGGCGCCGAGCAACGCGGTGGTGATGGGGTAGGTGACCTGGTCCTCGATGATGTCGGGGCTGCGGTCCCATCGCCCGTAGACGATGACCTGGGTGTCGGACAGGTCCGGCAGCGCGTCCAGCGGGATGTTGCGCATGGTCCACCATGCGCCGATGAGCGCCACCACGGTGGCCGCGATGACCAGGTACTTGTTCTCCGCGGAGAAGCGGATGATGGCTCGAATCATGGGCTCAGTGGCCTCCGTGGTGGCCGGAGGACGCTGGAGTCGCGCCCGCGGAAGGCGAGGCCGCGGCAGGTGCGGCCATGGCGCCACCCGGCGACGAGGAGGTGAGCGCCGAGAGTGATGCGCGCAGGCGGGACTCGGAGTCGACGAGGAAGTTGGCGCCGGTGACGACCTGGTCCCCGGCCTTGAGGCCCGAGGTCACCTCCACGCTCTTTCCATCCGACTCACCAAGCCGGACCTCGCGAGGTGCGAAGTGTCCATCGCCCAGCGCCACGAAGACGACGTGGGTGGTGCCCGTGGGGACCACCGCATCGGCGGGAATCTTCAGCGCGTCGCGCGAGGCCCCGCGCAGCACCACTTCGCCGAACATCTCCGGGCGCAGGTCTCCGTCGGGGTTGGGGAACTCCAGGCGCACCTTGACCGTGCGCGTGGCCGAGTCGAGCACCGGGTCGAGGAAGGACACCTTCCCGGCGAACACCCGATTGGGGAAGGCCTTGAGCTGGAGCGTGGCGGGCATGCCCACCTTCACGTGTCGCAGCTCGCTCTCGTACACGTCGGCCAGAACCCAGACGCGCGACAGGTCGACGATTTCATACGGCGTGGCGCCGAGCTCCAGCCGTGCGCCCTCCACGACGTCCTTCTTGGTGATGACGCCGGAGATGGGGGACACGAGCGTGAGCGTGCGCGTGGATTCACCCGTGCGCGTGAGTCGCTCCAGCGTCGCCTGCGGCACGTCCCACAGCTCCAGCTTGCGGCGGGCCGCGGACACCAGCGCATCGCCGTCCGTCGTCATGCCTCCCGCCTTGCTCAGGGCCTCGCGGGTGCGCAGCGCCAGCAGGTATTCCTCCTGGGCCGCGAGCAGCTCCGGGCTGTAGACGGCGAAGAGGGGCTCGCCCTGGCGCACGGGCTTGCCCGTGAAGTCCGCGAACACGCGCTCGACGAAGGCGGGCACCTTCATGTGGACGCGGCGGATGCGCGTCTCGTCCTGGGCGATGCGGCCGTTGGTGCGCCAGGTTCCGCCGACCTTGCCCTCCAGCACCGGCGCCGTGCGCAGGCCGATGAGCTGCTGCCGGGACGCGTCGATGGCGACGGTGGAAAGGCCCTCCACCGGGGCGCCATCCGGTGTCGAGGGGGCGGCGGACATCGACACCAGGTCCATGCCGCAGATGGGGCACTTGCCCGGCGTGTCCTGCACGATGGCGGGGTGCATCGGGCAGTGGTAGCGGGTGGTGGCTTTCTCTGTGCCCTCTGGAGTGGGTGCGAGCGCCGCGTGCGCGTGAGGGGCTTCCGCCCGATGCGACAGCAGGTGCACGGCACCACCACCGAGCAGCGCGCTGACCAGCGCCGTCGACGCGAGCGTGGCGGCTCCGAAGCGGCGGCCCGCGGGAGCCTGAGTGGAAGGAGGCGGAGGGACGGAGGACATGCGGACCTCGGAACTACATTCCGGACATGGATGAGGATGCGGAGGAGGGCGCCGCGCCTGCCGCGCCACCCGAGGGTGCGGCACCTCTCGCGGGAGTGGAGGCCGTGCCGCCTGCGCCGGGCATTCCACCCGCGCCCGCGCTGCCACCACCGATGGCCGCGACGGGCTCCAGGCTCACTTCCGCCTGGGCGATGGCGAGCCGCTGCGCTTCGACGAGCGTCGAGAGGAAGTCTTCTTCATCGCGGACGATTCCCGAGTTGGCTTCCAGCACCGACGCGAACGAGGCACGTCCGACGCGGTACTGCGTCAGGGTGCTCTCGGCCGTCGCCGCCGACTGCATCAACAAGCCGCTGCGGTAGAGCACCGCGGTCTCGCGCAGGGCGGACAGGGCCGTGAGGCGCTCGCGCACGCGCAGCCTCAGGATCTGCTCCACGGTCTGCGTCGCGCGCGTCGTGGCATCGGCCAGGGCGACGCTCTCCGCCACCGCGCGGTTCTGCTTGCTGCCGGAGAAGATGGGCAGATTGACGCCCACGTTGGCCTGCCACATCGTCGGAAAGTCGCCGCCTCGAGGCATCACTCCGGCGCTGACGGTGAAGTCGGGCCAGCGCTCGCGCCGAGCCAGCGCCATCTGCTGCTGGGCCTGGGAGATGTTGGCGCGGCCCTCGGCCAGCTCTGGACTGCGTTCGAATGCGTCCTTCTCCGCGGCCTCCACTTCACCCAGCTCCGGAATGCCCAGGTCGCGCACTCGTGTCGTGGTGGGCAGGGGCTCATCCAGGTTCCTACCGCTCAGCCGGTTCAGCGTCTGGACGCGGGTGCGCTCCTCGGCGTCGAGGGCCACGCGGCGCTGGCGGATGCGATTGAGCTCGAGCTGGGCGCGCAGCAGGTCGGACTGGGCACCGTCTCCGGTCTCGTAGCGGATGCGCGCCAGGTCCGCGGACTGCTTCCAGATGGCCTCGAGCCGGTCGAGCAATCCCCGTCGCTCTCGCGTCATCAGCAGGTCGAGGTAGGCCCGGCGCAGCTCCGCTTCGATGGTCAGCCGTGCTCGGAGGACTTGTGCCGACACGGCCTTGGCGCCGAGCCGTGCGACCTCCGTGCGCAGGTCTCGCTTGCCGGGGAAGGGCAGGGCCTGCGACGCCATGATGCTGACGTAGCTGCCCTCCATCTCGCCGATCATCAACTCGCCGAACCCATCGTTCTGGATGCCCACTTGGAGGACGGGGTCCGGCAGGGCACCTGCTTGGGGGACGCGCTCCTGGGCGGCCTTCTCCTGCGCTTCGACCTGGCGCAGCTCCGGGCGAGCCTCCAGCGCTTCCGTGAGGAGCTTCGAGAGCGTCTGGTCCGTCGCGAGCGAGGACACGGCGGTGGCCGAGGGCTCCGGTGCTGGGTGAGGGGCTTGCGCCAGTGCCGCCAGGGGAGAGAGCAGCGCCAGGACGACGACAAGGTGCCTGGGCGCGTCGAGTCGCCGCACGGAAGAGGAGGCTGGCAGGGACATGTCGAGAGGTGGGCGCACGACAGGAGAGGGGAGCTGGGCCTGGGCCGTGGAGCAAGCGGGGAAGGCCGCACGGCGGTGTCGACGGGGGCGCCAGGGTGTAACCGTGAACATCACACCTGGGCGGGTGTGCGCGGCCTGCGCCAAGGGGCAGGCCGGAGGGCCGCGCTCGACGCAGCAACGCGGCGCGGCCTCGGGGGCTACTGGATGGTGACCAGCCCGCTGATGTGGTCCATCGCGCAGGCGTAACGCAGCGTGCCCGACTCGCTTGGGGTGAACTCGACAGTCACCGGCGTGTCCAGGGGCAGTGGCTGGTGGATGCCCAGGTCCGTCATGACGAGCTCGGTCGCGCAGGTCTTGTCCGTCTTGCGAGTGACCAGCAGGCGCACGGGCTTGCCCGCCTTGACCTTGACGTTCGCGGGCTCGAAGCCCTTGGACGTCACGGTGAGGTCCACGAGCTGCACGCCGTTCTTCGTGACAGGGGCGGCGGCGGGCTTTTGCTCGGACGCCCCAGCGGTCTTGCCTGAACCCTGATGAGCGACATGCCCGCCCTTCTTGGCGTGGGCATCATGCTCCGAGCTCGCGAGGGCGGGGGCCGCGGCAATCAAGGGAAGGGCGACGAGCACTCCCATCAGGCGCTTCATCATCGGTCGGCTGCTCCAGGAGTGAGGATGGCCCGGAGACGCCCGGCATCCTGTGAGAGCACCTCGCTAGAGCACAACGTGTGCCGACCCCTGGAGTGCCTGTTCACGCGGGGTTGTCACCGCGGAGCCCCGCTTCGGCGTACCCGAGCGGGTTTCCCTGTAACTGTCACAGTTACAGGGGGAGCTCCGTGGTTCCTTCAGCGGGAAGGTCCTCGCGCGGCGGCTAGTCCCAGACGATGAGCCACTTCACGGCTTTGCCCAGGCCATAGAACACCCAGCCCACGGGGCCGGGACGCACGGGCCGCTTGAAGTCCAGGTAGACCGTGGACACGGCGATGTCCGCCTCCAGGCCTTGGAGGCGAGCCTTGAGCGTCTCGTACTCCATGGTGATGCGCTCCAGCTCCTTCTCGACCTTGAGCGTGTCCTCGACGCTGGTGGCGCGCTGGAGCAGCTCCAGGTAGCGCTCGCGGATGCGCGAGACGTTGTCCAGCCGCACCTTCAGGTCCCGGTGCACGTCCGTCACGTCCTCGGCGGAGATGCTCTTGTTCTCCACCGTGCCCAACGTCGGCACGGCCGACAGGAAGCTCTCCAGGCGATCAGCGGGGATGCGCACCACCGCGCCCTGCTTCATCACCTGCTGCGCATAACCCCCGTGGGCCTTCGCTAGCGCCACGGCCTGGGCGGGACCCTGCTCGGGTTCATCTCGCTCCAGGTTCACCGAGGCCCGGCGGATGATGGACCGGTTCTCCGTGAGGGAGCCCGGAGCGCCCTGCATCAACGCTTCGGTCGAACCCATGGCGCGCTCGTGCGCGCGATTCGTGGAGCAGGCAACGAGAGTGACGGCGGAGACGATGAGGAGCAGGCGCACCACGAAAGTCCGTTCGAGAAGAGGTGTCTCCCTGGACACGCCTGCTGGGA is part of the Myxococcus landrumus genome and encodes:
- a CDS encoding FG-GAP-like repeat-containing protein; this encodes MPLKRSVPRLLCTLLAFVGCGSPTPNEEPPHPLIDTGNVSQPLYLSSDVVWPSDTISVCWENASAANIAERAWTQAGVQSTWSSASAVRFSGWTACPPANTFFPGIRIRISDEQPHTKGLGYSLANVSASMVLNFTFNNWSPSCQTQRESCIRTIATHEFGHALGFAHEQNRPDTPSSCNQPSGSPGNSPLGPYDGFSVMNYCNPTWGNAGMLSDLDIEGVQLVYGASRAGFVYSWGSSNSGGGTDAVQWLDADLDADGKAEVIQARNYNGTLGFIVHRWNGTGMTQAWSTNNMGQGSGASAWVVTDLDGDGRDEIVQAINHYGSLGFIVYRWNGAALVQLWSNGNMGQGPGFQALLAEDFDHDGRGEIVQAINHYGSLGFITYRWNGTALVQVGSNGNMGQGPNAIDWKIADFDGDQRPEIVQIIDHYGALGFIVYRWNGLTMTQAWSSNNMSMPSGSLSWHVTDVDGDGRNELTQVFQNTWNNTAGLRLFRWNGGLYTDWQTQESGQLAAALAWRVGDVDGDGRTEIVQSWRNASALGLTVYRWNGSRWMTQVRTTHLDTLPTEVNAWISRDLDGDNRMDLLMGWRNSSALAWTMYRYAP
- a CDS encoding sigma-54-dependent transcriptional regulator, which gives rise to MTDRPSVLVVDDKENMCHLVARILGDAYQVKTVEDGARALALIRTREFDVVVTDIRMPGADGFEVLRAIKQHAPDTEVILMTAYATVPRAVEAIKEGAYDYLSKPFDPDEVSLVVARALERKQLKAQAASLRRELNGVYGFQNLIGKSAPMRALYGLLERAAGLTITVLITGETGTGKELVARAIHHQGPRKNKPFIAVNCGALPSELIESELFGHVRGAFTGAGETKTGLVEAASGGTLFLDEMGELPLAVQVKLNRMLQDKEVRRVGEATARRIDVRVITATHRDLKAEVAAGRFREDLYYRLNVFPVQLPPLRERREDIPLLAMHFVQKAARTYRLPVDGLEPDALRVLTGSSWPGNVRQLENAIERAVAITSGTRVGTSALPPEVLGEAQGAVANDLLVKLPFREAVDLVRDRASRDYLIALLREFGGNVTRAAERAGMERESLHRLLKRFGLRSDDFKEP
- a CDS encoding efflux RND transporter permease subunit → MIRAIIRFSAENKYLVIAATVVALIGAWWTMRNIPLDALPDLSDTQVIVYGRWDRSPDIIEDQVTYPITTALLGAPKVKAVRGFSDFGFSYVYVIFEDGTDMYWARTRVLEYLSKITSQLPPDVKVELGPDASSVGWVFQYALVDKSGKHRLDELRSYQDWFLRYAIQSVPGVSEVATVGGQVRQYQVTVNPNTLAGYGLSLDAVVRAVRQGNNDVGGRLVEVAGREYMVRGRGYVKSVEDIEKLSLRTQGGTTVTIKDVATVTLGPELRRGVADLDGQGDAVGGIVVMRQGENALNVIERVKAKLEELKPSLPEGVEVITTYDRSTLIEQAIETVSHKLVEEILIVSLIILIFLWHVPSAVVPIVTIPVSVALAFVPMYFMGQNANLMSLAGIAISIGVLVDGAIVEVENAYNKIHHWMKDGKKGDFHQVRLEALMEVGPGVFFSLLVIAVAFMPIFTLVDQEGRLFRPLAYSKNLAMAIAALLAITLDPAMRMLFARVEPFHFRPRFLAWAATHALVGKYYSEERHPISRLMHRLYERPCRFVVRHAKATLVVSVLLVATTIPAYLKLGSEFMPPLNEGTILYMPSAVEPGMSVTEAQRVLQVQDKILMRFPEVERVFGKAGRANTSTDPAPFTMMETTVLLRPESEWREVPRWYSAWAPDFVKGLLRPFWRDRITQAELESEMNAALQLPGISNAWTMPIKGRLDMLSTGIRTPVGIKIMGADLATVERIARETEAAVAKVEGTRSAFAERVAGGYFLDFVLKRDELARHGLSVDDANMMVMTAVGGDNQSTTVEGRERYGINVRYARDYREDLQALKRVLLPLPGGGGQVPMEAIADVVLTHGPSMIRNENGMLTGYVYVDFDTSKYDVGSFVDRAKEAVAAGVKVPTGYSMTWSGQYENMLRVRERLQLVIPLTLVLIFGLLYMNTKSAFKAGLVMLAVPFSAIGAVWLLWALDYNISIAVWVGMIALMGLDAETGAFMLLFLDLSHDEAKKKGMLRTEGDLVEAIIHGAVKRVRPKAMTVLAAMLGLLPIMWSTGTGADVMKRIAAPMVGGLATSFLLELLVYPAVYFLWKRREVVPGPATPESAQEPEATALAA
- a CDS encoding efflux RND transporter periplasmic adaptor subunit, encoding MSSVPPPPSTQAPAGRRFGAATLASTALVSALLGGGAVHLLSHRAEAPHAHAALAPTPEGTEKATTRYHCPMHPAIVQDTPGKCPICGMDLVSMSAAPSTPDGAPVEGLSTVAIDASRQQLIGLRTAPVLEGKVGGTWRTNGRIAQDETRIRRVHMKVPAFVERVFADFTGKPVRQGEPLFAVYSPELLAAQEEYLLALRTREALSKAGGMTTDGDALVSAARRKLELWDVPQATLERLTRTGESTRTLTLVSPISGVITKKDVVEGARLELGATPYEIVDLSRVWVLADVYESELRHVKVGMPATLQLKAFPNRVFAGKVSFLDPVLDSATRTVKVRLEFPNPDGDLRPEMFGEVVLRGASRDALKIPADAVVPTGTTHVVFVALGDGHFAPREVRLGESDGKSVEVTSGLKAGDQVVTGANFLVDSESRLRASLSALTSSSPGGAMAAPAAASPSAGATPASSGHHGGH
- a CDS encoding TolC family protein; translation: MSLPASSSVRRLDAPRHLVVVLALLSPLAALAQAPHPAPEPSATAVSSLATDQTLSKLLTEALEARPELRQVEAQEKAAQERVPQAGALPDPVLQVGIQNDGFGELMIGEMEGSYVSIMASQALPFPGKRDLRTEVARLGAKAVSAQVLRARLTIEAELRRAYLDLLMTRERRGLLDRLEAIWKQSADLARIRYETGDGAQSDLLRAQLELNRIRQRRVALDAEERTRVQTLNRLSGRNLDEPLPTTTRVRDLGIPELGEVEAAEKDAFERSPELAEGRANISQAQQQMALARRERWPDFTVSAGVMPRGGDFPTMWQANVGVNLPIFSGSKQNRAVAESVALADATTRATQTVEQILRLRVRERLTALSALRETAVLYRSGLLMQSAATAESTLTQYRVGRASFASVLEANSGIVRDEEDFLSTLVEAQRLAIAQAEVSLEPVAAIGGGSAGAGGMPGAGGTASTPARGAAPSGGAAGAAPSSASSSMSGM
- a CDS encoding cupredoxin domain-containing protein, with translation MMKRLMGVLVALPLIAAAPALASSEHDAHAKKGGHVAHQGSGKTAGASEQKPAAAPVTKNGVQLVDLTVTSKGFEPANVKVKAGKPVRLLVTRKTDKTCATELVMTDLGIHQPLPLDTPVTVEFTPSESGTLRYACAMDHISGLVTIQ
- a CDS encoding DUF4349 domain-containing protein, with product MGSTEALMQGAPGSLTENRSIIRRASVNLERDEPEQGPAQAVALAKAHGGYAQQVMKQGAVVRIPADRLESFLSAVPTLGTVENKSISAEDVTDVHRDLKVRLDNVSRIRERYLELLQRATSVEDTLKVEKELERITMEYETLKARLQGLEADIAVSTVYLDFKRPVRPGPVGWVFYGLGKAVKWLIVWD